ACCCCGGCCTTTCGGTCATATGACTTAACCGGACGCTGAAAACCGCACGCCGGAGCATGCAACGTTCACAACCGTCCTGCGGGACCGGCAATGGTGGCTAGCGATCTTTGTTGACGCGTTCGCGCAATTCCTTGCCAACCTTGAAGAACGGCAGTTTTTTCGGTTTGACCTGGATGATTTCTCCGGTCTTGGGATTGCGCCCCATGTAGGCCTTGTAATCCTTGACGACAAAACTGCCGAAACCGCGGATTTCGATCCGGCCACCCTCGACCAGGGTCTGCGCCATGGAGTCGAAGATGAGATTGACGATCTCTTCAGCCTTCTTGTAGGTCAGGCTTTTGGCGTCGGCCAGGGCTTCCACCAGTTCCGATTTGTTCATGGGTCCTCCTCGAGCCGTTGGCGAGGCGGGCAACGGGATGTCGCCCGACAGTGCGCGGAGTGCTATTCCCCTGAATTTACTGTTAGAAATATACAGACAGGGGGGCGGCTGTCAACAGAAGGACGTGATTTTCCCGGTCAGGACAACTCTTCAAGACGCGAGGATACGAGCTGTTTCATTTCTGGAGAAAGGTTGGCGGCGGCAGTGAGACTCGCGAGTATCTGCCTGGCTTCCTTTTTCCAGCCCCGCCGGATGTAGACTTCGGCGATGCGCAGCGGCCAGCGCGGGTTGCCGGGATCCTGGCGGCCGGCGGCCTTGAAGCTCTCCAGCGCCCGGTCGAGGTTCCGGTCGCGGCGCAGCCAGAATTCGGCCAGAAGTGGGTGCACGGTGCCGCCGCAGCCGATGACCGGCAGCTTGGCCAGAAGGGATTCGGCCCGCTTCTCCTCTCCCCTTTCCTCGAGCAGGTTCGCCAGCATCTGCAGCAGTTCGGCCTGGGCCTCGCCGGCCTGCAGGGCACGCTCTCCCCACCTGAGCACATCGTCGGGCCGCTTTTCCTGCCAGGCCAGACGCGCCAGCAGCTGGGCGGCGAACCCGGCCATGCGCGAATTGTCCGCCAGCCTTTCCAGTCGCTGGACGAAATCGTTCATGGCGACGCCGCGCGAAAACAGTTCGAAGAGCAGCTCCCAGGCGTGCCGCAGCTCCGGCAACAGGTCGACACTCCGTTCCAGACAGTCGAGTCCGGCCTCGAGGTTGTCGCAACGGCAGAGTGCGGCGCCATACTCATAGAGATAGTGGGCGTCCCGGTCTTCTGCAGGACATTGCTCGAACAGTCTGCAGGCCGCATCGTCCTCGCTGCGGTTTGCCGCCAGAAGCGCCGCTCGAAAGATGTCCGACTTGCCGCGATAGGCGGCTTCCATCTCTTCCGGCATGGCGGCAAGAAACAGCTCCCACTCCTCGTCCTCGGCCAGGCCGTCGTTCGCCACGATCGCTTCTGCGGTATGGCCGTCGCCGCTCGCGCCACAACCGGCACAACCGGCAACGGCGGCCTCCGTCGTCGCCGACGGCTCTTCGCCGTCGATTGCGGATTTCAGCTCGTCGAGCTGTGCGGTGGTGGCGCCATACTCCTTCGCCAGCGCGAGGTGTTCCTCGAAAGCGGCGAGATCCCCCTGCGACCGCCGCAGCCTGGCCTCTTCCAGGTTGCGCTCGCACAGGATTTCCCTGGCCTGGTGCAGCAGTTCGTCGAAGGGATCGGTCTGCTCCAGACCGTTCTCCCGGCACAGGGTGATGAAGCGGGCATACTCGCCCTGGTCGAAGGCCCGCCGTGCCTGTGCCGCGGGATCCTTGCCGCCGATCAGTCTGCGCAGAAATGACATGCGAATACCCGAATGAGTCTAGATGGTCGTAAACGGAGACAGGGTCCAGATGACCTTGGCTTCACCGTCGCCGACGTTGATCCAGCGATGCGGCAGATGCGACTTGAAACTGAGACTGTCGCCGGGATGAAGCAGAAAGACTTCCCGGCCGACGACGACCTGCAGCCGACCTTCGAGCAGATAGATCAGTTCGTCGCCGGGATGGTACATCTGGCTTTCGCCGCTGCGTCCCCCCTTGGGGATGGTGCAGAGAAAGGAGGTGAACTGCGGATCGCGCAGGCCGGAGGTGAGCGATTCGGTCAGCATGTTGCGCTCGTCCTCGTAGACCGTCGTGTCCCTTTCGCCCGGATGGGTATGGACGATCTCGTGGGTGGTCGTCACCTCCTCGACGAAATAGTTGATGCTCTTGTCGAAAACCTTGGCCAGCTTCATCAGGATCTCGACCGAGGGGATGGTCAGTCCCCGCTCGATGCGGGAGATCATGTTGGAGGACACCTTCGAGGCCTCGGCCAGTTCCTGGATGGTCATGTCCGACTTCAGGCGGATGGCCTTGAGCTTCTTGCCGACGATTTTCTTGATTTTCATGATGACAGAACGGTTTCGAAAAGCATGGAGTTCAGGCGCCGACGGCTTCGTCGGTGCGTGCCGGCTGCGCGACGTCGGGGGCCGGCGAAACAACCCAGAGAACCAGGGTCTTGCCGTCGTGCAGGTTCTTCCAGCGATGCGGCAGCGAGGCCTTGAAAACGATGGAGTCGCCCTCCTCGAGGATATAGCTGGTTTCCTCGATGACGAACTCCATCCGTCCCCTGACCACCAGGGCGAACTCTTCGCCGGTGTGAACCATGCCGCCCTGGCCGCTGTCGCAGCCGGCCTCGAGGGTGTCGTAGAAGACGGCAAACCCGGGATCGCGCAGCCCCTGGGTCAGGCTGGTGATCTGGTGCTTGTCTTCGAAGAAGAAGATCGGTTCGCCCTCGCCCCGACGGGTATGGATGACGGTACTGCCGGTCTCGGCTTCTTCGACGAAGTAGTTGATGCTCATGCCGAAGGCCCCTGCCAGCTTGACGAGAATTTCGACCGAAGGGATGGTCAACCCACGTTCGATCCGGGAAATCATGTTGGACGAGACGTTGGACGCGGCGGCAAGTTCCTGAATTGTCATGTCATTTTTCAATCTTGTCGCCTTGAGCTTCTTGCCGATGAGCTTCTTGATCATGATCACAACCCCTGCACAAAATGAGATTGTGTTCTAACATCTAAAAATCGCTCTGTCAATACTATCTGAGACACAACAACCCACAAATGGTAATTTGCTCAGAAAAGGCGCTTGTCAACCATATGTCTCCAATTGGTTGACAAAAGGACGGGATGACCGTATTTTGGACCCCATTTTGACCCGGGAGGGCACTATCAATGACAACGACACCGGCGGTTCATTTCATCGAACTGGCGCAGCGCTGCGCCGAAGGATACACCCTGACCGAGTCCGAGGCCCTGGCGCTGCTTCGGGCCCGGGGAGCCGAGCTGACCATGGCCATCGCCGGCGCCCACTGGCTGCGCGAACGAGCCTTCGGCAACCGGGCCGAACTCTGTTCCATCATCAACGCCAAATCGGGTCGCTGCCCCGAAAACTGCGCCTTTTGCGCCCAGTCGGCGCACTACAAGACGCAGGCGCCGGTCTATGGCCTGAAAAGCGTGGACGAGATCGTCGCTGGCGCGGTAAAGGCGCAACAGGAAGGCTCCCACTGCTACGGCATTGTCACCTCCGGGACGCGTATCCGCGACGAGCGGGAATGGGAAACCATCTTCGAGGCGATTCGCCGCATCCGCTCCGAAACCGCCATCGACCCGTCGGCATCCCTGGGCATTCTCGACGAAAGTACGGCCGCAAAACTGGCCGCCGCCGGCTGCGTCACCTATCACCACAACCTGGAAACGGCGCGCAGCCACTTTCCCAGCATCTGCACCACCCACGACTACGAGGAGGACGTGAAGACGGTGCGCGTGGCCAAACGGGCGGGAATGAAGGTCTGCTGCGGCGGCATCTTCGGGTTGGGAGAAAGCCTCGAACAGCGCGCCGAGCTCGGCTTCACCCTGCGCGAGCTCGATGTCGATTCGGTGCCGGTCAACTTTCTCAACCCGGTCTCTGGCACCCCGCTGGAGGGCAAATCGGATCTGACGCCGCTCGACTGCCTGCGCATTCTCGTGCTGCTGCGCTACCTGCTGCCGGACAAGAGCATTTCGGTCTGCGGCGGTCGTGAGCCCAACCTGCGCGAGTTCCAGTCCTGGATGTTCGCCGCCGGCGCCAGCGGCACCATGGTCGGCAACTACCTGACCACGTCCGGCCGCGATCGCGAAACCGACCTGCAGCTTTTCCGTGACGCCGAGGTCGAGGTCGATGGCTGCTGCTGATCGCCCACGCGGTCTGTTCGTCACCGGCACCGACACCGGAGTGGGCAAGACCCTGGTCGGCGCCGCCCTGGCCCGGCTGCTGGCGCAACGCGGCCTGAAGGTCGGCGTGTGCAAGCCGGTGGAAAGCGGCGTCGCCGATCCTTCCCTGCCGGGACCGGACGCCCGGCTTCTCGGCCAGGCCGCCGGCTGCGACGCGCCGGCCGAGATCGTGGCCCCCTACCGGCTGCGCAAGCCACTGGCGCCCGACCAGGCCGCCCGGGCCGAGGGCGTGCGCCTCGATCTCGCCGTCATCGAACGGGCGGCGGCGCAGCTGGCCGGGAGCTGCGACTTTCTCATCGTCGAAGGTGCCGGCGGACTGATGGCGCCGCTGACAGGAGGGTTTCTGATGGCCGACCTGGCCAGGCAGCTCGGTTTGCCGCTGCTGATCGTGGCCCGGCATGATCTGGGCACCATCAACCACACCCTGCTGACCACGTTCGCCGCCCGGCAGATGGAACTGCCGGTGGCGGGAATCATCCTCAACAGGTTGCCCGAACATCCCGACGAGGCGCAACGAAACGCGCCGCACGCCATCGCCTCCCTGGCCTCGGCCGACCTGCTGGCCTCCCTGCCCGAGGTTTTCGGCGAACCCATGCAACAGGTGGAAGAGCTGGCGAACCACCTGCAACACAGCCCCACCCTTCCCTGGCTGCTGGCGGCGATTGGCGCGCAAAGCTGAAGCCTTCCTGTTACGGTCGGGGAATCTCGAACAGATAACCGTCCTTTTCCAGCACCACCCCGAAGCGGGTGATCTCCCGGATCGTCAGACCCGGCGCCGGCCGGTCTCCCTGGCGCAGCAGCTTTCCGTCCAGGCGAACAATGCGCCGGGCGGGATCGGCGGCGTAGAAGTGCATGCTCAGCTGCAGAGGGGGCAGGCTGCGGCTGATCGATGGCGGCAGGGCCTCGAGGCTGAGAATCTTCTGCTGCGTCGCTGGCGGTCGCCTTGCCTCGCCCGCCTCCTTCCCGGCTGAAAGTTTCGCTGCAGATGGCGCGGCAACCGGTGGCTGCGCAGATGATGGCGCGGTGACCGGAGAAGACGTTTCTCGGGGTTCGGACCGCTGCGCGACAGGCGACACGGTTTTCCGGCTGGCAGTACGGGCGATCGCCTCCGCCTCTCTTGCCGACAGGGTCTTGCCGGCAGTCGCTTCGGAGCGGGGCGGCGCCGGGTGTTTCCAGGGCGCCCACACAAGAAAGAGGACCGTGTTGAGCAGCAGGGCTGCGGCCAGCACTTCGGGCCACCAGGAGCGCTTCCTTTCCGCTGTATCCAGTTCCGGCATCGGCAGATCGACGCCTTCCTGCGCGGCGCGCCGTTTTCGCTCGGCTTTTCTCAGGCTGTCCAGAATGTAGCTCATGGTCGCTCAGCTTCGTGTCGACAGGGACGGACCGGCTGCGAAGAATCCGGTGAAAGGCAGCCGCGCGAACAGTCCGGAGCCGTAAAGGACCGCAAACAGCAGGCATGCCGCAAAAAACAGAACAGGCCACCAGCGACTCAGGATGCCGACGGGCCGGCCGAACACCTCGGCCGCGGCCTTGCGCAGGATTCTTCGCGACACAGTGTGTTTTTCCTCGCAGTAGGCGCCAAGCAGTGCCCGGTCGCAGATGACGTTGATCAGGCGAGGTATGCCGCCGCTCAGCCGACCGAGCAGGCGCAGGGCTTCCCTGCCGAAGATCGGACGGGTGACGCCCGCCTTGTGCAGGCGATGGTTTACGTAGGCCGCGATTTCGGAACCGGACAGCGCCTCGAGGTGGAAACGCGCCGTGATGCGCTGGGAGAGTTGCCTCATCTGCCGGGTTTCCAGCAGGCTCTTCAGTTCCGGCTGGCCGATGAGAATGATCTGCAGCAGCTTGCGTCGACTGGTTTCGAGGTTGGTGAGCAGCCTGACCTGCTCGAGAACGCTTGGCGCGAGGTTTTGCGCCTCGTCGATGATGAGGACCGGGCTCTTGCCGGCGGCATGGGCCTTGAGCAGAAAAGTGTTGATGGCGTCGATCAGCACCTTGTTGTTGACGTTTTGCCGTGGGCGGACGATGCGAAATTCGTCGCAGATGGTTTCGAGCAGTTCCCGTTCCGACAGCCCGGTGTTGACGATGTAGGCCACCAGCACTTGGGCCGGAAGCTGCTCCAGCAGACAGCGGCACAGGGTGGTCTTGCCGGTGCCGACCTCGCCGGTCAGCAGCACGAAGCCCCCGGTGCGCACGCCATAGATCAGGTGCGCCAGCGCTTCCCGGTGCTGCCTCGACAGGTAGAGATACTGGGGATCCGGAGCGATGGAAAACGGCTGTTCCCTGAATCCGAAATGTTCCCTGTACATGATTGTGTCGCGACCGGATCCCCGACAGATGGTTGGCATGTCAAGCAGGCTGCCGAAAAGGCCCGGCTGCCAGGGAACCGAATCTTTTCGAACAGGCTGGTTTTCGGCAGGTTGTCACTTTATCAGCATTTCTCCGGCGACTCAACGCCGCCGGACGGCGAAGTTGACAGATCGACTGCAGAAAGGATAGCCTGCGGGATGAGAATCCCGAAACCGCAACCCGTTGAAAGGAGCCACCATGTTCAAAGCCGAGGCCGGAGATACGGTCACCGTCAACTATGTCGGCAGATTGGCCGACGGCACCGTTTTCGATTCGTCCGAAGGACGCGACCCCCTGAAATTCATCGTCGGCCGTAAGGAGGTCATTGTCGGCTTCGACCGCGCCGCCCTCGGTATGGTTGCGGGCGAGAAAAAGACCGTGACCATCCCCTGCGACGAAGCCTATGGTCCCGTCCACGAAAAACTGATCGAAACCGTCGAGCGCAGCATGCTGCCGGACGACATCGAACTGGTCGAAGGCGGCCAGCTGCAGGTCACGCGCCAAGACGGTCAGGTGATGTATTTCATGATCGACGCCCTGACCGACGAGACCGTCACCCTCAACGCCAACCATCCCCTGGCCGGCAAGGATCTGACCTTCGAGATCGAAATGCTCGACATCAAGAAAAAACCGGTCTAGGCCAGTCGCGCAGCGTTCCATGTCAGCACGTAGTTGTCAGCAAAGGATGCGCCGGCTGTTCGGCCGGCACATCCTTTTTCCATGCCTGCTCGTCATGCTGTCCGTCGGCGCGCTCCACGCCGAAGGGACCACGGAAGCGAGCGTCAACATGCGCAAGCAGCTGCCGGCGAGGGAACCGGAGGAGAGCATTCTCGACCTCACCTTCGGCTCGCCGCCACCTCTGGCCACCGAAAGAGGCATTTTGATCATCGATGCCTTTTTCGACCGCAACGGCAACGGCCGTCACGATCCCGACGAGGATGAACTGACCGACAAGATCACCTGCAGCCTCGACGGCATCGACTACAGCGTCCCCGCCTTCATACCCGGCCTGCCCTACCAGGAGACGTTCGAACTGAGCTGCAGCGGCGAACAGTACACGCCCCGGCTCGACGATTCCGAGATATTTGTCAGCAAGAGAGGACAGATTCTGCACCTCGATCTGCCGTGCAGCCGGGTGCGCTGAATCAAGGTTGTCATGCTGGGCACCCTGCTTCCCGTCATTCTTCCTCTCGTTCTGCTGCTGGCCCTGCTCTTCTGGCCGGCAGCCCGTGTCCTGGCCGCTCCCTATCTGCCGCTGCTGCCGCCACTGGTCCTGGCGGGCGGTTTCTTTCCCGCCTGGCGGTTCAACCGCGGCCGGCCGGCCCTGGCGCTTCTGCTGCTGGCGGCGACCGGGCTGGTCCTGACATTCCCTCCGGCGGGTCTTGCACCCGAACAGCTGCGCCCGCTCCTGTCCCTGCTGTTGCCGGCCGGGATGGTCCTGTTGCTGCTGTTGCCCGAACGGGGTTTTTTCAGCCTTTCGGGTCTGTTACGCGCTGGCCTCTTCTCCCTTCTGTGGGCCGGGGCCCTCTTTTGCCTGTGGCGGCAGCCGGAGAAGATCCTCGCCCTGTTGCAGACCGAATGGGTTCAGCTGCCAGCCGGACTTGGTCCGCTTCCGGCCCAGCCCATCCTGCTTGGCTGGCTGTTGCTGATGGTTGCCGCCCTTTTCTGGCTTTGGCGCTGTCCGGGCCCCATCGAAGCGGCCCTGTTCTGGACGGCACTGACGGGTACCGTCGGACTCTACTGGACCGGCCCTCTCGACATGGGTACCTGGCTGGGTCTGGCCGGACTCGCGCCCTGCCTGGCGATCATCGAAATGACCCACGGACTGGCCTTTCACGACGAGCTGACCGGTCTGCCGGGACGCCGGGCCCTGAACGAGGCACTGAACCGCCTGGCGGGCCGCTACACGGTCGCCATGGTCGACATCGACCATTTCAAGGGATTCAACGACCGCTACGGACACGACGTCGGCGACCAGGTGCTGAAGATGGTGGGTTCCCGCCTGGCCCGGGTCGACGGCGGCGGCAAGGCATACCGTTACGGCGGCGAGGAGTTCACCCTGCTGTTTGCCGGCAAGAGCGTCGATGCGGCCATGCCCTTCGTGGAACAGGTTCGAATCGAGGTCGAACAGGCCGGCTTCGTCCTGCGCCGCCGCCTGCAGCGGCCGCGCAGGAAACCGCGGAAACCCGGGAAGCGCATGGAGCAGAAACGGCTGAGCGTCACCGTCAGCATCGGCGTGGCCGAACGCGGCAAGGGGGAAAGCCCGGACGAGGTGGTCAAGCGCGCCGATCAGGCCCTCTACCGGGCCAAGCAGGGCGGTCGCAATCGGGTCTGTCGCCAGGGGATGGGCTAGAGCAGCCGGCCCTGATGTTCCGGCTCGGCCGGCCAGAACGTTGCCGCCGGGAGGATTCTGGTCACCGGCGGCCGGCGCCGAACAGAGCCTTGTCCACGACGCGGCTCACTGGCCTTCTTCCTGCCGGGTGACCTCGGCCCAGGTGCCGCCGGTGATTTCGGGCAGCTTCTCGACGGCGACGGCGACGGCCGAACGGGTGGTGCCGGCAGCAGGATAGACGGTGACGAAGCGCTGCAGGCTCAAATCGAGATAGAGGGGAATCTCTGGCGGCAGCAGGAAGGGACAGACCCCTCCCGGCGGATAACCGACCGTCTCGACCACCTTTTCCGGCGGCAGCAGGCGAACCTTGCCGCTGAAGCCGCTGGCTTTCTTGATGCAGGCGGAGTTGACGCGCGTATCGCCGGCGGCCAGCACCGCGACCGTGCGCCGACCGACGGTCAGCAGGATGGTCTTGGCGATCTCTCCGACCGAACAGCCGACCACCCTGGCGGCGGTTTCGGCCGTCGGTGTCGGTTGCTCGTATTCCACCACCTGCAGTCCGAATCGGGACAGATAGGCCTTGACTTCGCTGATGTCGGGCATGGACCTTCCTTCGTCTTATGTCTTCTATCGCCCGCCACTTCGGGCGACCAGCCGGCCGATGGCGCCGTTCAGTTCGGTCGGCCGCAGGCGCGCCTCGGCCACCAGCAGGCCCCAGGTCGTCTTGCCGTCTTCCACCTTTCGGACAAGGTCGACCGGGCTGCGCCCGAGCAGACGGCCGAGAACGCAGCCGGCGATCAGCTGCCGGTCGTCCGTCCCCCGCTGCCGCAGGGTATGCAGCGCCCCGGCGTCGACGCCGAGCCCTTCGGCCAGCATCCGGTCGATGACGGCCGCTGCCAGGGCGTCGTCATCCCTTTTCGCCGGCGACAGCTCCTGCAGGATTCGCTTCGGCGCCAGCGCGATCCAGCTCGTGCCGCCGCCCTTTCTTTCGAGCCAGGAGCCGGCACCCTGCCCGGTCTTTCGCTCCAGGTAGAAAGCCAGCCAGAGATCGCGCGAGGCGACGCCGGACATGCGGGCGCGAACGATCTCCTTCTTGTTCTTGGCGAACAGGTGGGCCAGCAGGCTGTTCTGGCAGGTGGCCAGGATATAGTCGTCGGTGGCAGCCGGGCGCGCGGGGTCGAATTCGCGGTCGCGA
This window of the Geothermobacter ehrlichii genome carries:
- a CDS encoding HU family DNA-binding protein; protein product: MNKSELVEALADAKSLTYKKAEEIVNLIFDSMAQTLVEGGRIEIRGFGSFVVKDYKAYMGRNPKTGEIIQVKPKKLPFFKVGKELRERVNKDR
- a CDS encoding helix-turn-helix domain-containing protein, with amino-acid sequence MKIKKIVGKKLKAIRLKSDMTIQELAEASKVSSNMISRIERGLTIPSVEILMKLAKVFDKSINYFVEEVTTTHEIVHTHPGERDTTVYEDERNMLTESLTSGLRDPQFTSFLCTIPKGGRSGESQMYHPGDELIYLLEGRLQVVVGREVFLLHPGDSLSFKSHLPHRWINVGDGEAKVIWTLSPFTTI
- the bioD gene encoding dethiobiotin synthase, whose translation is MAAADRPRGLFVTGTDTGVGKTLVGAALARLLAQRGLKVGVCKPVESGVADPSLPGPDARLLGQAAGCDAPAEIVAPYRLRKPLAPDQAARAEGVRLDLAVIERAAAQLAGSCDFLIVEGAGGLMAPLTGGFLMADLARQLGLPLLIVARHDLGTINHTLLTTFAARQMELPVAGIILNRLPEHPDEAQRNAPHAIASLASADLLASLPEVFGEPMQQVEELANHLQHSPTLPWLLAAIGAQS
- a CDS encoding tetratricopeptide repeat protein — its product is MSFLRRLIGGKDPAAQARRAFDQGEYARFITLCRENGLEQTDPFDELLHQAREILCERNLEEARLRRSQGDLAAFEEHLALAKEYGATTAQLDELKSAIDGEEPSATTEAAVAGCAGCGASGDGHTAEAIVANDGLAEDEEWELFLAAMPEEMEAAYRGKSDIFRAALLAANRSEDDAACRLFEQCPAEDRDAHYLYEYGAALCRCDNLEAGLDCLERSVDLLPELRHAWELLFELFSRGVAMNDFVQRLERLADNSRMAGFAAQLLARLAWQEKRPDDVLRWGERALQAGEAQAELLQMLANLLEERGEEKRAESLLAKLPVIGCGGTVHPLLAEFWLRRDRNLDRALESFKAAGRQDPGNPRWPLRIAEVYIRRGWKKEARQILASLTAAANLSPEMKQLVSSRLEELS
- the bioB gene encoding biotin synthase BioB, with amino-acid sequence MTTTPAVHFIELAQRCAEGYTLTESEALALLRARGAELTMAIAGAHWLRERAFGNRAELCSIINAKSGRCPENCAFCAQSAHYKTQAPVYGLKSVDEIVAGAVKAQQEGSHCYGIVTSGTRIRDEREWETIFEAIRRIRSETAIDPSASLGILDESTAAKLAAAGCVTYHHNLETARSHFPSICTTHDYEEDVKTVRVAKRAGMKVCCGGIFGLGESLEQRAELGFTLRELDVDSVPVNFLNPVSGTPLEGKSDLTPLDCLRILVLLRYLLPDKSISVCGGREPNLREFQSWMFAAGASGTMVGNYLTTSGRDRETDLQLFRDAEVEVDGCC
- a CDS encoding YbaK/EbsC family protein encodes the protein MPDISEVKAYLSRFGLQVVEYEQPTPTAETAARVVGCSVGEIAKTILLTVGRRTVAVLAAGDTRVNSACIKKASGFSGKVRLLPPEKVVETVGYPPGGVCPFLLPPEIPLYLDLSLQRFVTVYPAAGTTRSAVAVAVEKLPEITGGTWAEVTRQEEGQ
- a CDS encoding ExeA family protein codes for the protein MYREHFGFREQPFSIAPDPQYLYLSRQHREALAHLIYGVRTGGFVLLTGEVGTGKTTLCRCLLEQLPAQVLVAYIVNTGLSERELLETICDEFRIVRPRQNVNNKVLIDAINTFLLKAHAAGKSPVLIIDEAQNLAPSVLEQVRLLTNLETSRRKLLQIILIGQPELKSLLETRQMRQLSQRITARFHLEALSGSEIAAYVNHRLHKAGVTRPIFGREALRLLGRLSGGIPRLINVICDRALLGAYCEEKHTVSRRILRKAAAEVFGRPVGILSRWWPVLFFAACLLFAVLYGSGLFARLPFTGFFAAGPSLSTRS
- a CDS encoding GGDEF domain-containing protein, translating into MLGTLLPVILPLVLLLALLFWPAARVLAAPYLPLLPPLVLAGGFFPAWRFNRGRPALALLLLAATGLVLTFPPAGLAPEQLRPLLSLLLPAGMVLLLLLPERGFFSLSGLLRAGLFSLLWAGALFCLWRQPEKILALLQTEWVQLPAGLGPLPAQPILLGWLLLMVAALFWLWRCPGPIEAALFWTALTGTVGLYWTGPLDMGTWLGLAGLAPCLAIIEMTHGLAFHDELTGLPGRRALNEALNRLAGRYTVAMVDIDHFKGFNDRYGHDVGDQVLKMVGSRLARVDGGGKAYRYGGEEFTLLFAGKSVDAAMPFVEQVRIEVEQAGFVLRRRLQRPRRKPRKPGKRMEQKRLSVTVSIGVAERGKGESPDEVVKRADQALYRAKQGGRNRVCRQGMG
- a CDS encoding FKBP-type peptidyl-prolyl cis-trans isomerase, whose protein sequence is MFKAEAGDTVTVNYVGRLADGTVFDSSEGRDPLKFIVGRKEVIVGFDRAALGMVAGEKKTVTIPCDEAYGPVHEKLIETVERSMLPDDIELVEGGQLQVTRQDGQVMYFMIDALTDETVTLNANHPLAGKDLTFEIEMLDIKKKPV
- a CDS encoding general secretion pathway protein GspB, whose translation is MSYILDSLRKAERKRRAAQEGVDLPMPELDTAERKRSWWPEVLAAALLLNTVLFLVWAPWKHPAPPRSEATAGKTLSAREAEAIARTASRKTVSPVAQRSEPRETSSPVTAPSSAQPPVAAPSAAKLSAGKEAGEARRPPATQQKILSLEALPPSISRSLPPLQLSMHFYAADPARRIVRLDGKLLRQGDRPAPGLTIREITRFGVVLEKDGYLFEIPRP
- a CDS encoding helix-turn-helix domain-containing protein; translated protein: MIKKLIGKKLKATRLKNDMTIQELAAASNVSSNMISRIERGLTIPSVEILVKLAGAFGMSINYFVEEAETGSTVIHTRRGEGEPIFFFEDKHQITSLTQGLRDPGFAVFYDTLEAGCDSGQGGMVHTGEEFALVVRGRMEFVIEETSYILEEGDSIVFKASLPHRWKNLHDGKTLVLWVVSPAPDVAQPARTDEAVGA